From Tiliqua scincoides isolate rTilSci1 chromosome 2, rTilSci1.hap2, whole genome shotgun sequence, the proteins below share one genomic window:
- the MYL6 gene encoding myosin light polypeptide 6 isoform X2 — MCDFSEDQTAEFKEAFQLFDRTGDGKILYSQCGDVMRALGQNPTNAEVMKVLGNPKSDEMNVKTLSFEQFLPMMQTIAKNKDQGCFEDYVEGLRVFDKEGNGTVMGAEIRHVLVTLGEKMTEEEVEMLVAGHEDSNGCINYEAFVRHILSG, encoded by the exons ATG TGCGACTTCTCCGAAGACCAGACTGCCG AGTTCAAGGAGGCTTTCCAGCTCTTTGACAGAACTGGAGATGGCAAGATCCTGTATAGCCAGTGTGGAGATGTGATGAGAGCCTTGGGCCAGAATCCCACCAATGCTGAAGTCATGAAAGTTCTGGGTAACCCCAAGAGTGATG AAATGAATGTGAAAACTCTGAGCTTCGAGCAGTTTCTTCCCATGATGCAGACCATTGCCAAGAACAAGGATCAGGGCTGCTTCGAGGACTACGTGGAGGGGCTGAGGGTCTTTGACAAGGAAGGGAATGGCACAGTCATGGGAGCGGAGATCCGTCATGTTCTTGTCACTCTAG GGGAGAAAATGACTGAGGAAGAAGTAGAGATGCTTGTAGCTGGCCATGAAGATAGCAATGGCTGCATTAACTATGAAG CATTTGTGAGACACATCTTGTCAGGGTGA
- the MYL6 gene encoding myosin light polypeptide 6 isoform X1 has protein sequence MCDFSEDQTAEFKEAFQLFDRTGDGKILYSQCGDVMRALGQNPTNAEVMKVLGNPKSDEMNVKTLSFEQFLPMMQTIAKNKDQGCFEDYVEGLRVFDKEGNGTVMGAEIRHVLVTLGEKMTEEEVEMLVAGHEDSNGCINYEELVRMVLSG, from the exons ATG TGCGACTTCTCCGAAGACCAGACTGCCG AGTTCAAGGAGGCTTTCCAGCTCTTTGACAGAACTGGAGATGGCAAGATCCTGTATAGCCAGTGTGGAGATGTGATGAGAGCCTTGGGCCAGAATCCCACCAATGCTGAAGTCATGAAAGTTCTGGGTAACCCCAAGAGTGATG AAATGAATGTGAAAACTCTGAGCTTCGAGCAGTTTCTTCCCATGATGCAGACCATTGCCAAGAACAAGGATCAGGGCTGCTTCGAGGACTACGTGGAGGGGCTGAGGGTCTTTGACAAGGAAGGGAATGGCACAGTCATGGGAGCGGAGATCCGTCATGTTCTTGTCACTCTAG GGGAGAAAATGACTGAGGAAGAAGTAGAGATGCTTGTAGCTGGCCATGAAGATAGCAATGGCTGCATTAACTATGAAG